Proteins encoded together in one Phyllostomus discolor isolate MPI-MPIP mPhyDis1 chromosome 6, mPhyDis1.pri.v3, whole genome shotgun sequence window:
- the LMO2 gene encoding rhombotin-2 isoform X2 produces MSSAIERKSLDPSEEPVDEVLQIPPSLLTCGGCQQSIGDRYFLKAIDQYWHEDCLSCDLCGCRLGEVGRRLYYKLGRKLCRRDYLRLFGQDGLCASCDKRIRAYEMTMRVKDKVYHLECFKCAACQKHFCVGDRYLLINSDIVCEQDIYEWTKINGML; encoded by the exons GGAGCCCGTGGACGAGGTGCTGCAGATCCCCCCATCCCTGCTGACATGCGGAGGCTGCCAGCAGAGCATTGGGGACCGCTACTTCCTGAAGGCCATCGACCAGTACTGGCACGAGGACTGCCTCAGCTGTGACCTCTGCGGGTGCCGGCTGGGCGAAGTGGGGCGGCGCCTGTACTACAAGCTGGGCCGGAAGCTCTGCCGGAGAGACTACCTCAG GCTCTTTGGCCAAGATGGTCTCTGCGCCTCCTGTGACAAGCGGATCCGTGCCTATGAGATGACGATGCGGGTGAAGGACAAAGTGTACCACCTGGAATGTTTCAAGTGTGCCGCCTGTCAGAAACACTTCTGCGTGGGCGACAGATACCTCCTCATCAACTCCGACATCGTGTGCGAGCAGGACATCTACGAGTGGACTAAGATCAACGGGATGCTCTAG